One segment of Sesamum indicum cultivar Zhongzhi No. 13 linkage group LG4, S_indicum_v1.0, whole genome shotgun sequence DNA contains the following:
- the LOC105159667 gene encoding uncharacterized protein LOC105159667 isoform X2, with the protein MNLDNWLPVPRARGIFRHRSRRRSLGRQLPVQPETRNLGRELIGGMEQQTGEGSVTTEERPIELTKVLENGNAYVENDGIDKKDDDGKNNGEESSFFDCNICLDLARDPVVTCCGHLFCWSCLYRWLHHHSDAKECPVCKGEVTVKNVTPIYGRGNDMQEPNVDCNLMKIPVRPQAQRVEIWSRTLGISTGVEQAESRVRTHEVDDVLELMGAFVSRWNREHTPQVPSDGAVGLTESSPPNDEATDNGQLSSMSRISRRNSLVAATFSDLTSGVNSAGSPAAERFVESHFVSNPLRRGRPRSDDQDSISSIAGIIHSDSQTVDNTAEIDSILARFDYYSRRDDAARISDVDSGDSGASRRRRLN; encoded by the coding sequence ATGAACTTGGACAATTGGTTGCCTGTTCCGAGGGCCAGGGGAATTTTCAGGCATAGGAGCCGAAGACGGTCCTTGGGGAGGCAACTTCCCGTCCAGCCTGAAACAAGAAACCTGGGACGGGAATTAATTGGAGGAATGGAACAGCAGACGGGTGAGGGTAGTGTTACTACTGAGGAAAGGCCTATTGAATTGACAAAAGTGTTGGAGAATGGCAATGCTTATGTGGAAAATGACGGTATTGATAAGAAGGATGATGATGGGAAAAATAATGGTGAAGAAAGTAGCTTTTTTGATTGCAACATATGCTTGGATTTGGCCAGGGATCCTGTTGTTACTTGTTGTGGTCATTTATTCTGCTGGTCCTGTCTTTATCGGTGGTTGCATCATCACTCAGATGCCAAGGAATGTCCTGTTTGCAAGGGGGAGGTCACGGTAAAGAATGTGACCCCGATTTACGGGCGGGGTAATGATATGCAGGAGCCAAATGTGGATTGCAATCTGATGAAGATTCCTGTCAGGCCCCAGGCCCAGCGTGTTGAGATCTGGAGCCGAACTCTTGGGATTTCTACTGGAGTCGAGCAGGCTGAGAGCAGGGTTCGAACTCATGAGGTGGATGATGTACTGGAGCTCATGGGTGCATTTGTTTCAAGATGGAACAGAGAACACACTCCTCAAGTGCCGTCTGATGGTGCAGTCGGCTTAACTGAAAGCAGCCCGCCTAATGACGAGGCCACGGATAATGGCCAGCTTTCATCAATGTCACGTATTAGCAGAAGGAATTCTCTTGTAGCAGCTACATTTTCTGACCTTACATCTGGCGTAAACTCTGCTGGGAGCCCAGCTGCTGAAAGATTTGTCGAATCCCATTTTGTCAGCAATCCATTACGAAGAGGTCGGCCTCGTTCTGATGATCAGGATTCTATATCCAGTATTGCTGGTATTATACACTCTGACAGCCAAACCGTGGACAATACAGCTGAAATCGACTCCATACTAGCCCGTTTTGATTATTATTCAAGAAGAGACGATGCAGCAAGAATTTCAGATGTTGATAGTGGCGATTCCGGTGCATCTAGGAGGCGGAGATTGAACTGA
- the LOC105159667 gene encoding uncharacterized protein LOC105159667 isoform X1 — MAGENLDVVNIDLNVGPLDNASDGGEQGSGTYTNVLMNLDNWLPVPRARGIFRHRSRRRSLGRQLPVQPETRNLGRELIGGMEQQTGEGSVTTEERPIELTKVLENGNAYVENDGIDKKDDDGKNNGEESSFFDCNICLDLARDPVVTCCGHLFCWSCLYRWLHHHSDAKECPVCKGEVTVKNVTPIYGRGNDMQEPNVDCNLMKIPVRPQAQRVEIWSRTLGISTGVEQAESRVRTHEVDDVLELMGAFVSRWNREHTPQVPSDGAVGLTESSPPNDEATDNGQLSSMSRISRRNSLVAATFSDLTSGVNSAGSPAAERFVESHFVSNPLRRGRPRSDDQDSISSIAGIIHSDSQTVDNTAEIDSILARFDYYSRRDDAARISDVDSGDSGASRRRRLN, encoded by the coding sequence ATGGCAGGGGAAAATCTTGATGTGGTGAACATTGATCTCAATGTGGGACCTCTTGATAATGCAAGTGATGGTGGTGAGCAAGGATCTGGAACTTATACTAATGTTTTGATGAACTTGGACAATTGGTTGCCTGTTCCGAGGGCCAGGGGAATTTTCAGGCATAGGAGCCGAAGACGGTCCTTGGGGAGGCAACTTCCCGTCCAGCCTGAAACAAGAAACCTGGGACGGGAATTAATTGGAGGAATGGAACAGCAGACGGGTGAGGGTAGTGTTACTACTGAGGAAAGGCCTATTGAATTGACAAAAGTGTTGGAGAATGGCAATGCTTATGTGGAAAATGACGGTATTGATAAGAAGGATGATGATGGGAAAAATAATGGTGAAGAAAGTAGCTTTTTTGATTGCAACATATGCTTGGATTTGGCCAGGGATCCTGTTGTTACTTGTTGTGGTCATTTATTCTGCTGGTCCTGTCTTTATCGGTGGTTGCATCATCACTCAGATGCCAAGGAATGTCCTGTTTGCAAGGGGGAGGTCACGGTAAAGAATGTGACCCCGATTTACGGGCGGGGTAATGATATGCAGGAGCCAAATGTGGATTGCAATCTGATGAAGATTCCTGTCAGGCCCCAGGCCCAGCGTGTTGAGATCTGGAGCCGAACTCTTGGGATTTCTACTGGAGTCGAGCAGGCTGAGAGCAGGGTTCGAACTCATGAGGTGGATGATGTACTGGAGCTCATGGGTGCATTTGTTTCAAGATGGAACAGAGAACACACTCCTCAAGTGCCGTCTGATGGTGCAGTCGGCTTAACTGAAAGCAGCCCGCCTAATGACGAGGCCACGGATAATGGCCAGCTTTCATCAATGTCACGTATTAGCAGAAGGAATTCTCTTGTAGCAGCTACATTTTCTGACCTTACATCTGGCGTAAACTCTGCTGGGAGCCCAGCTGCTGAAAGATTTGTCGAATCCCATTTTGTCAGCAATCCATTACGAAGAGGTCGGCCTCGTTCTGATGATCAGGATTCTATATCCAGTATTGCTGGTATTATACACTCTGACAGCCAAACCGTGGACAATACAGCTGAAATCGACTCCATACTAGCCCGTTTTGATTATTATTCAAGAAGAGACGATGCAGCAAGAATTTCAGATGTTGATAGTGGCGATTCCGGTGCATCTAGGAGGCGGAGATTGAACTGA